Proteins encoded together in one Candidatus Sulfotelmatobacter sp. window:
- the hutI gene encoding imidazolonepropionase: protein MSPATPKFKSSKALLLVNICQLLTLRSSARERGPRRGPALKDLGIIEDAAVLCIGGKIVSVGTTRDARRDGWLKRIRQIMEVDCAGKIVLPGFVDSHTHPVFVSPRLVDFEKRIEGASYEEIASAGGGIRSSLEAVRKSAKTALANKVLATLEEMANHGTTTAEAKSGYGLTLESEMKSLEAIKDAASRWPGSLVATLLGAHVVPKEFQGCSQKYVEVVCTEMIPRSARRKLAQFVDVFCDKGAFTAEQTERIFAAAEKHGLSVRAHMGQLSETSLSPFLRFNPASFDHMDHVNEADIAQLAKGNTVATLVPGANYFLGLKEYANARRLIDAGVPVALATDYNPGTSPTVSMPMAMSLACTHMKMSPAEVVAAGTINGAWALRLADRKGSIEPGKDADLAVFDVQDYREIPYWFGANRCTRTILNGVIAGGN, encoded by the coding sequence GTGAGCCCCGCGACGCCAAAATTTAAATCTTCGAAAGCGCTGTTGCTGGTTAACATTTGCCAGCTTCTCACTTTGCGTTCCAGCGCGCGTGAGCGTGGTCCGCGCCGTGGACCTGCCCTAAAGGATTTAGGCATTATTGAAGACGCTGCGGTGCTGTGTATAGGTGGCAAGATCGTTTCGGTCGGAACCACTCGAGATGCACGGCGTGATGGATGGCTCAAGCGCATCCGACAGATTATGGAAGTCGATTGCGCGGGCAAGATTGTGCTGCCGGGTTTCGTAGACTCGCACACGCATCCGGTATTTGTGAGCCCACGGCTGGTCGATTTTGAGAAGCGCATCGAAGGCGCTTCCTATGAGGAAATCGCGTCAGCCGGGGGCGGAATTCGGTCGAGCCTGGAGGCTGTTCGTAAGTCTGCGAAGACGGCGCTCGCCAACAAAGTGTTGGCCACGCTGGAAGAGATGGCAAACCACGGCACTACGACGGCCGAAGCCAAGTCAGGATATGGTCTCACGCTCGAATCGGAAATGAAGTCGCTGGAAGCTATAAAAGACGCGGCTTCCCGCTGGCCCGGCAGTTTGGTGGCAACCTTGCTCGGAGCCCACGTCGTGCCAAAAGAATTTCAGGGTTGCTCACAAAAATATGTTGAGGTCGTCTGTACAGAGATGATTCCCCGGTCGGCGAGGCGGAAGCTCGCCCAATTCGTTGACGTGTTCTGCGATAAAGGGGCATTTACTGCCGAGCAAACAGAGCGAATCTTTGCAGCCGCCGAAAAGCATGGGTTAAGCGTCCGCGCGCATATGGGCCAGCTTTCGGAGACAAGTTTGTCGCCGTTCTTGCGCTTCAATCCGGCGTCGTTCGATCACATGGATCACGTGAACGAAGCCGACATTGCACAGTTGGCGAAGGGCAATACTGTGGCTACGCTGGTTCCGGGAGCGAATTATTTTCTGGGGCTGAAGGAATATGCGAATGCGCGGCGCTTGATCGACGCCGGAGTGCCCGTAGCGCTGGCGACCGATTACAACCCGGGCACATCGCCGACTGTCAGTATGCCCATGGCGATGTCGTTGGCGTGCACGCACATGAAAATGTCGCCGGCCGAAGTTGTCGCAGCGGGCACGATCAATGGGGCCTGGGCGCTTCGCCTAGCGGATCGCAAGGGGAGCATTGAACCCGGAAAGGATGCGGATTTAGCAGTGTTCGACGTGCAGGATTATCGCGAAATCCCCTACTGGTTCGGCGCCAACCGCTGCACCCGGACAATTTTGAACGGTGTAATTGCGGGTGGGAATTGA
- a CDS encoding endo-1,4-beta-xylanase: MSGNRHRTFIATALCAIALQSAASAPATLRQLADARHILIGAAAASAYLGDADYSAILGSEFSQLQAENEMKFGVIHPRPDNDPNPYDFKGGDALVAFSQSHNMVVRGHTLVWHNQIPDWAKKGNYSAVQLAEILHSHIKTVMTHYASKVYAWDVVNEAFNDDGTMRHTIWFDQPGIGAGGGTKYIEQALRWAREADPNAKLFYNDYDAEEMNKKSDAIYAMAADFKKRGVPLDGIGFQAHVTLKFDDPAKLVSFARNMERFAKLGLELHITELDIRLGDSSAASLGAQAKLYAEITTLCVQQPACKLIQTWGFTDKHSWIPQFYKGQGWALLWDANYQKKPAYEAVHDALAK; encoded by the coding sequence ATGAGTGGAAATCGGCACCGAACCTTTATAGCAACCGCGCTGTGCGCCATCGCGCTTCAATCGGCTGCGTCGGCGCCTGCAACGCTACGCCAACTCGCCGACGCTCGTCACATTCTCATCGGCGCCGCGGCCGCTTCGGCATACCTTGGTGATGCGGATTATTCGGCGATTCTCGGATCGGAGTTCAGTCAACTTCAAGCCGAGAACGAAATGAAATTTGGAGTAATTCATCCGCGTCCTGACAACGATCCCAATCCTTATGATTTCAAAGGCGGCGACGCGTTGGTTGCGTTCTCGCAAAGTCATAACATGGTCGTCCGCGGGCACACTCTCGTCTGGCACAACCAGATCCCGGATTGGGCGAAGAAAGGGAATTATTCTGCGGTGCAACTTGCGGAGATTCTTCACAGCCATATCAAAACGGTTATGACGCACTACGCGTCGAAAGTGTACGCATGGGACGTGGTCAATGAAGCGTTCAATGACGACGGAACAATGCGTCATACGATTTGGTTCGACCAGCCCGGAATCGGCGCCGGGGGCGGCACGAAATATATCGAGCAGGCGCTGCGCTGGGCGCGCGAAGCCGATCCGAATGCCAAGCTCTTCTACAACGACTACGACGCTGAAGAAATGAACAAGAAATCAGATGCCATTTACGCGATGGCCGCGGACTTCAAGAAACGCGGCGTTCCGCTCGACGGCATTGGCTTTCAGGCGCACGTCACCCTGAAATTCGACGATCCCGCGAAGCTGGTTTCGTTTGCGCGAAATATGGAACGCTTCGCAAAGCTAGGGCTGGAGTTGCATATTACCGAGCTAGACATTCGCCTCGGCGATTCGAGTGCAGCTTCGCTCGGCGCCCAAGCCAAACTCTACGCCGAAATCACAACCCTGTGCGTGCAGCAACCCGCCTGCAAATTAATACAAACCTGGGGATTCACCGACAAGCACTCCTGGATTCCGCAGTTCTACAAAGGGCAAGGCTGGGCGCTGCTCTGGGACGCCAACTACCAGAAGAAGCCCGCGTACGAAGCCGTCCATGATGCCCTGGCAAAATAA
- a CDS encoding AbrB/MazE/SpoVT family DNA-binding domain-containing protein, producing MQSARVGKRGAIVVPANLRRRFGLEEGSIVIAEETGDGILIRPAVVVPIERYTPERKAEFLLSNAVDAADYRNAKKAVRRLGLNPDSIPQRRQE from the coding sequence ATGCAATCGGCAAGAGTTGGAAAGCGCGGCGCCATAGTAGTGCCTGCAAACCTGCGCAGACGCTTCGGCTTGGAAGAGGGCAGCATCGTAATCGCGGAGGAGACCGGCGACGGCATTCTCATTCGCCCGGCTGTGGTCGTCCCGATCGAACGGTACACACCAGAACGCAAAGCGGAGTTCCTCCTGTCCAATGCCGTTGACGCCGCCGATTACCGCAATGCGAAGAAAGCGGTGCGAAGACTCGGCCTAAATCCGGATTCGATTCCTCAACGGCGACAGGAATAA
- the hutU gene encoding urocanate hydratase gives MPVETEIQAPTSIRAPRGNSITCKGWQQEAAMRMLMNNLDEEVAERPKDLVVYGGTGRAARNWEAYHAIVATLKTLANDETLLVQSGKPVGVFKTHDHAPRVLIANSNLVGHWSNWEKFNELERAGLMMYGQMTAGSWIYIGSQGIVQGTFETFSAAGEKHFGGDLSGKLIVSGGMGGMGGAQPLAATMTGAAFLGIDVDPERIKKRLKTGYCDFMVTTLDEALRILKNAIRKKENVSVGLVGNCADIIPELAERGVVPDILTDQTSAHDPLNGYVPNGMTFEDALALRKADPKAYEEKSLDAVARHVEGMLRLQKMGSVTFDYGNNIRTFAFQRGVKNAYDFPGFVPAYIRPLFCEGRGPFRWVALSGEASDIHVTDDLVLELFPDNRILRRWIDLAKKRIKFQGLPARICWLGYGERAQFGLAMNDLVKKGKIKAPIVIGRDHLDCGSVASPFRETESMKDGSDAVADWPLLNALLNTAAGASWVSIHNGGGVGIGYSLHAGQVLVADGTDDMAKRIERVLTTDPGMGIIRHVDAGYGEAKEFAKKAGVKVPMDL, from the coding sequence ATGCCCGTCGAAACCGAAATTCAGGCCCCCACTTCGATTCGCGCCCCGCGCGGCAACTCCATTACCTGCAAAGGCTGGCAACAGGAAGCGGCCATGCGCATGCTCATGAACAACCTCGACGAGGAAGTCGCCGAGCGCCCCAAAGACCTTGTGGTCTACGGCGGCACCGGTCGCGCCGCGCGCAACTGGGAAGCCTACCACGCGATCGTCGCCACGCTGAAGACTCTGGCCAACGACGAAACTTTGCTCGTACAGTCTGGAAAGCCAGTGGGCGTTTTCAAGACACACGATCATGCGCCCCGCGTGCTGATCGCGAATTCCAATCTCGTCGGCCACTGGTCGAATTGGGAGAAGTTCAACGAACTGGAGCGCGCAGGCCTGATGATGTATGGCCAGATGACCGCCGGTTCGTGGATCTACATCGGCTCCCAGGGAATCGTGCAGGGCACATTCGAAACTTTTTCCGCGGCAGGGGAAAAGCATTTTGGCGGAGATCTCTCCGGCAAGCTGATCGTAAGCGGCGGTATGGGCGGAATGGGCGGCGCTCAGCCTCTCGCTGCCACCATGACCGGCGCGGCCTTTCTGGGAATTGACGTTGACCCCGAGCGCATCAAGAAGCGCCTCAAAACCGGCTATTGCGACTTCATGGTCACCACGCTCGATGAAGCGCTGCGCATCTTGAAAAATGCCATTCGCAAAAAAGAAAATGTTTCGGTTGGACTCGTCGGAAACTGCGCCGACATCATTCCCGAACTCGCCGAGCGCGGCGTCGTTCCCGATATTCTGACTGATCAAACTTCGGCGCACGATCCTCTGAACGGATATGTGCCCAACGGCATGACGTTCGAAGATGCGCTGGCGCTGCGCAAGGCCGATCCGAAAGCATACGAAGAAAAATCGCTCGATGCAGTAGCGCGCCACGTCGAAGGGATGTTACGCCTCCAGAAAATGGGCTCAGTCACCTTCGACTACGGCAACAACATTCGCACCTTCGCCTTTCAGCGCGGCGTGAAAAACGCCTACGACTTCCCCGGCTTCGTTCCGGCCTATATTCGTCCGCTGTTCTGCGAAGGACGCGGCCCGTTCCGTTGGGTTGCATTGTCGGGCGAAGCATCCGACATCCACGTGACCGACGATCTTGTTCTGGAATTATTTCCCGATAATCGCATCCTGCGCCGCTGGATTGACCTCGCAAAGAAACGGATTAAGTTTCAGGGATTGCCCGCCCGCATCTGCTGGCTCGGCTATGGCGAGCGCGCGCAATTCGGCCTCGCCATGAACGATCTGGTGAAGAAAGGCAAGATCAAAGCGCCGATCGTGATTGGCCGCGATCATCTCGACTGCGGCTCGGTCGCGTCTCCCTTCCGCGAAACCGAAAGCATGAAAGACGGCTCCGACGCGGTCGCCGACTGGCCTTTGCTCAACGCCTTGCTCAACACGGCTGCCGGCGCGTCCTGGGTATCGATCCACAACGGCGGCGGCGTCGGCATCGGCTACTCGCTGCACGCGGGCCAAGTCCTTGTCGCCGATGGCACGGATGACATGGCGAAGCGCATCGAACGCGTCCTGACCACTGATCCTGGAATGGGCATAATCCGCCACGTGGACGCCGGATACGGCGAGGCGAAAGAGTTTGCGAAAAAAGCAGGCGTTAAAGTGCCAATGGATTTATAA
- a CDS encoding prepilin-type N-terminal cleavage/methylation domain-containing protein — protein MLWGMNNSTSMSGSLDGSLLRQFVRKHGRNQNRVSGFTLLEMIVVISIMIILMAIAIPNYNRTVVQSRESVLRSNLSTLRSIISQYTLDKQKAPQSLDDLVTAGYLRQIPIDPMTKETNWEVTNEDTLMAVDQQEPGIVDVHSASNGIASDGTTYSTW, from the coding sequence ATGCTCTGGGGCATGAACAATTCGACCAGCATGAGCGGATCTCTTGACGGCTCGCTATTGCGCCAGTTCGTCCGCAAGCACGGACGAAATCAAAACCGTGTCAGCGGTTTCACGCTGCTCGAGATGATTGTGGTAATCAGCATCATGATCATCCTCATGGCAATTGCCATTCCCAATTACAACCGCACCGTCGTCCAAAGCCGCGAATCGGTTTTGCGCTCCAATCTGTCGACCCTGCGCAGCATCATCTCGCAATACACCCTCGACAAACAGAAGGCCCCGCAATCGCTCGACGATCTCGTCACCGCCGGCTACCTGCGCCAGATCCCGATTGATCCCATGACCAAAGAGACCAACTGGGAAGTCACCAATGAAGACACCTTGATGGCCGTCGATCAGCAAGAGCCTGGCATCGTCGACGTGCACTCCGCCTCCAACGGCATCGCCAGCGACGGAACCACCTACAGCACCTGGTGA
- a CDS encoding type II secretion system protein, translated as MLYRFHPGPNAKRAQGFTLLELIIATAILSVLTMMALPLARVTIQRQKEKELRRALWDMRDAIDRYKDAADRNAFQTKVDSGGYPPDLETLVKGVEAQGGKKMRFLRSLPMDPMTKSTEWGMRSMQDDADSDSWGGQSVFDVYTKSEGTALDGTKYKDW; from the coding sequence ATGCTTTACCGATTCCATCCCGGGCCGAATGCAAAGCGCGCCCAGGGTTTCACGCTCCTCGAATTAATCATCGCGACCGCCATCTTGTCGGTTCTCACGATGATGGCGCTGCCGCTGGCCCGCGTCACCATCCAGCGTCAAAAGGAAAAAGAACTTCGCCGCGCCCTTTGGGATATGCGCGACGCCATCGACCGCTACAAAGATGCGGCCGACCGCAACGCTTTTCAAACCAAAGTGGACAGCGGCGGCTACCCCCCCGATCTCGAAACTTTGGTCAAGGGAGTCGAGGCGCAAGGCGGCAAGAAAATGCGCTTTCTGCGTTCTCTTCCTATGGACCCGATGACCAAAAGCACGGAATGGGGCATGCGCTCCATGCAGGACGATGCTGACTCCGACTCCTGGGGCGGACAGAGTGTCTTCGACGTCTACACGAAATCGGAAGGCACTGCGCTCGACGGCACGAAATACAAGGATTGGTAG
- a CDS encoding cohesin domain-containing protein — protein sequence MRRLRRPALFLLLVTVLTLPALADKAKDLYAKGQDAEARQHYAAAYDFFKQAYDLKPKDLRYRAAFERLRFEAAASIVHNGQKLREDGKLDEAVAEFQKALTIDPSLFIAKQELARTLKMINDQRNPQPQAAGPPSGLERKIHEAAGPVELAPISNVPVTLKMMATKSDVVYRTVGQLAGINVLFDPDYTARPINVDLNGVSLEDALEITALESKTFWRPVTANTIFVAQDNPAKRKELEQSVLKTFYLTNLSAPTELQDVVNAIRAVLDVQRVQQLLSQNALVVRGTPDQIALAEKLVEDLDKARPEVIVDIAVMQVSKDRSRTLGLSPPTSATVTLQDNINSNTSTTTGTTTTGTTSTGTGSTGINLNTLGNLNATNFQVTIPSANLSAVMSNSDTKLIQNPQVRALDGQKASLKIGDRVPVATGSFQPGIGGVGINPLVNTQFQYLDVGVNIEITPHVHANGEVTLKITMDVSAVTGQSNIGGISQPIIGQRKIEHEIRLKDGEANLLGGIMEDQQTKSLSGIPGLAQIPILKYLFGQTTQDHSENEIIFAIVPHIIRGTEVSEQNQRAIDIGTASTIELRHKPQAAPAPAAQTSNPASTPSIQPQSNSNHPPAGQGSPTNGTGGTPSFLFDPPTIQVAKGNTFMVNLLLSGAQNVSSVPVQLNYDPKMLQLVNVSNGGFLSQDGQVVTVAHREDETVGQSQITAARPPGAPGVSGQGAVVTMTFQAKESGQTPLVITRGGARDPGLQAITVNGAQASVTVQ from the coding sequence ATGAGACGCCTGAGGCGCCCGGCACTATTTCTGCTGCTGGTCACAGTTCTAACGCTCCCAGCCCTCGCCGACAAAGCCAAAGATCTTTACGCCAAGGGTCAAGACGCCGAAGCTCGCCAGCACTACGCGGCGGCCTACGACTTCTTCAAGCAGGCCTATGATCTGAAACCCAAAGATCTGCGCTATCGGGCCGCCTTCGAGCGTCTTCGTTTCGAGGCCGCGGCCTCCATCGTCCACAACGGCCAGAAACTTCGCGAGGACGGCAAACTCGACGAGGCGGTCGCCGAATTCCAGAAAGCGCTGACCATCGATCCGTCGCTCTTCATCGCCAAACAGGAACTGGCCCGCACCCTCAAGATGATCAACGACCAGCGCAATCCCCAGCCCCAGGCTGCTGGTCCGCCTTCGGGCCTGGAGCGCAAGATTCACGAAGCCGCCGGTCCCGTCGAACTTGCCCCCATCTCCAACGTCCCGGTCACGCTGAAAATGATGGCTACCAAGTCCGACGTAGTCTACCGAACAGTCGGACAATTGGCGGGCATCAACGTCCTTTTTGATCCCGATTACACCGCCCGCCCCATCAACGTTGACCTCAACGGCGTCTCGCTCGAAGATGCTCTCGAAATTACCGCCCTGGAGTCGAAAACCTTCTGGCGACCGGTGACTGCGAACACGATTTTTGTGGCACAAGACAATCCCGCGAAGCGCAAGGAACTGGAACAAAGCGTCCTCAAAACTTTCTATCTTACGAATCTTTCCGCGCCCACCGAATTGCAGGATGTAGTCAACGCCATTCGCGCCGTCCTCGACGTCCAGCGCGTGCAGCAACTGCTCTCTCAAAATGCGCTGGTCGTGCGCGGCACTCCCGATCAGATCGCGCTGGCGGAAAAACTCGTCGAGGACCTCGACAAGGCGCGTCCGGAAGTCATCGTCGACATCGCCGTCATGCAGGTCAGCAAAGACCGCTCCCGCACGCTGGGCTTGAGCCCGCCCACCAGCGCGACGGTCACCTTGCAGGACAATATCAACTCGAACACCTCCACCACCACCGGCACCACCACGACCGGTACGACCTCGACGGGTACAGGCAGCACGGGAATCAACCTGAACACATTGGGTAATCTGAATGCAACCAACTTCCAGGTCACCATTCCCTCCGCCAACTTGTCGGCGGTGATGAGCAACAGCGACACCAAGTTGATTCAGAATCCCCAGGTTCGCGCCCTCGACGGTCAGAAAGCTTCGCTCAAGATTGGCGACCGCGTGCCGGTCGCGACCGGATCGTTCCAGCCTGGCATTGGCGGCGTCGGCATCAATCCGCTGGTGAATACTCAATTCCAGTATCTGGACGTCGGCGTAAATATCGAAATTACGCCCCACGTGCACGCCAACGGAGAAGTCACGCTGAAGATCACCATGGATGTTTCGGCCGTCACCGGCCAGTCCAACATCGGCGGCATCAGCCAGCCCATCATCGGGCAGCGCAAGATCGAGCACGAAATTCGCCTCAAGGACGGCGAGGCCAACCTGCTGGGCGGCATCATGGAAGATCAGCAGACCAAATCGCTGAGCGGAATTCCCGGCCTCGCGCAGATTCCGATCCTTAAGTATCTCTTCGGCCAGACCACCCAGGACCATTCGGAGAACGAAATTATTTTCGCCATCGTGCCGCACATTATCCGCGGCACCGAAGTCAGCGAGCAGAACCAGCGCGCCATCGATATTGGCACCGCCAGCACCATCGAATTGCGGCACAAACCGCAGGCTGCTCCCGCGCCCGCTGCGCAAACTTCCAATCCGGCCTCGACCCCGTCCATTCAGCCTCAATCGAATTCCAATCACCCGCCCGCCGGCCAGGGCTCTCCCACCAACGGGACCGGCGGCACACCCAGTTTCTTGTTCGATCCGCCAACCATTCAGGTGGCAAAGGGCAACACATTTATGGTGAACCTGTTGCTCTCCGGCGCTCAAAACGTGTCGTCCGTTCCAGTGCAGTTGAACTACGATCCGAAAATGCTGCAACTGGTCAATGTATCGAATGGCGGCTTCCTCTCGCAGGACGGCCAGGTCGTAACTGTGGCGCATCGCGAGGATGAAACTGTCGGCCAGTCGCAGATTACGGCCGCGCGGCCGCCCGGCGCTCCAGGAGTCTCTGGTCAGGGCGCGGTGGTTACCATGACCTTCCAGGCCAAGGAAAGTGGGCAGACTCCACTGGTCATCACGCGCGGAGGCGCGCGCGATCCCGGATTGCAGGCCATCACCGTCAACGGAGCGCAAGCCTCGGTGACCGTGCAGTAG
- the smpB gene encoding SsrA-binding protein SmpB, with product MARQTTHQTKANPEKSPRRDPTASGDRDAAVNRIASHNYFLLEKFEAGVVLTGTEVKSVRGGLANLKDSYGLVKDDAVWLLNAHIGPYEHGNIHNHAPLRTRKLLMHREEIRKLIGKTQQKGLTLIPTRLYFKNGRVKVELALAKGKQLWDKRETERRRTADKEAREAISRSRKG from the coding sequence ATGGCTCGCCAAACTACGCACCAGACCAAGGCCAATCCGGAGAAATCCCCGCGCCGGGATCCTACTGCCTCCGGCGATCGGGACGCTGCCGTTAATAGGATCGCTTCACATAACTACTTCTTGCTGGAAAAATTTGAGGCCGGGGTGGTGCTGACCGGAACCGAGGTCAAATCGGTGCGTGGAGGGCTGGCCAACCTGAAAGATTCTTACGGGCTGGTCAAAGACGACGCGGTCTGGCTGCTGAACGCGCACATCGGGCCTTACGAGCACGGCAATATCCACAACCATGCTCCGCTTCGCACGCGAAAGCTGCTGATGCATCGCGAGGAGATTCGCAAGTTGATCGGAAAGACGCAGCAGAAGGGACTGACGTTGATCCCGACGCGCCTTTACTTCAAGAATGGGCGAGTGAAGGTGGAATTGGCGCTGGCCAAGGGCAAGCAGCTTTGGGATAAGCGCGAGACCGAACGGCGGCGGACGGCGGATAAAGAGGCGAGGGAAGCGATCAGCCGGAGCCGGAAGGGGTGA
- a CDS encoding PIN domain-containing protein, whose translation MPPTGLIDTGAILALVDAGDSWHEPCAAAYKRAHLPLLTTQAALTEVFHLTRGDRRQIASVWTLIRSGAIEMSSIANEELRQIRALMNEYADCPMDFADATLVHLAARESISLILTIDHDDFEIYRLPGRKKFTILPSR comes from the coding sequence GTGCCGCCCACCGGGCTCATTGATACGGGCGCAATTCTCGCGTTGGTTGACGCTGGCGATAGTTGGCATGAGCCCTGCGCGGCGGCTTACAAGCGGGCGCATCTTCCACTGCTGACGACCCAGGCCGCGCTCACGGAAGTATTCCATCTGACGCGCGGCGACAGGCGACAAATAGCCAGCGTCTGGACGCTGATCCGGTCCGGAGCAATTGAAATGTCATCGATTGCGAACGAAGAACTTCGTCAGATTCGGGCGCTCATGAACGAGTACGCCGATTGTCCGATGGACTTCGCGGACGCTACTCTGGTCCATCTCGCTGCCCGTGAGTCGATCAGCCTGATCTTGACAATTGATCACGACGATTTTGAGATCTATCGCCTTCCTGGGCGCAAGAAGTTTACGATCCTTCCATCGCGCTGA
- a CDS encoding Smr/MutS family protein, which yields MPSVQEALQRLEREIAVARQCKLGLIKVIHGYGSSGTGGDIRIAVQRRLRELVEGGQIGGCIFGENWSKSDEATWRLLQGQSGLKSDGDLGRRNRGITIIVL from the coding sequence ATGCCGTCGGTGCAGGAGGCGCTGCAGCGACTGGAGCGTGAGATCGCGGTGGCGCGGCAATGCAAATTGGGGCTGATCAAGGTGATCCACGGTTATGGATCCAGCGGAACGGGCGGGGATATTCGTATCGCGGTGCAGCGGCGCTTGCGTGAGCTAGTTGAGGGCGGACAGATTGGCGGCTGCATTTTTGGGGAAAACTGGTCGAAGAGTGACGAAGCGACGTGGAGGCTGCTGCAAGGGCAGTCGGGGTTAAAGAGCGACGGGGATTTGGGGCGCCGCAATCGGGGCATTACGATCATTGTTTTGTAA